The Cololabis saira isolate AMF1-May2022 chromosome 20, fColSai1.1, whole genome shotgun sequence genome includes a window with the following:
- the LOC133420066 gene encoding alpha-2 adrenergic receptor-like, giving the protein MDPLNASGMDAFTVIHLNSSWSSDSGYSFAAIASIAALVSFLILFTVVGNILVVIAVLTSRALKAPQNLFLVSLATADILVATLVMPFSLANELMGYWYFGKVWCGIYLALDVLFCTSSIVHLCAISLDRYWSVTQAVEYNLKRTPKRIKGIILIVWLVSAFISSPPLISIDSNKDSSSQPQCELNDDTWYILSSSTASFFAPCLIMILVYIRIYQVAKTRTRTMSGKKNRPDSFTHTENGLSKASPPFPGERENGHWPGQCPPGTPSKHAVAKGHQTDADMEDSSSSEGKGHKPHHQDSQRAKKASQKKSSLSKHSTRLSRASSKSMDLFASRRKRRRSSLARKKVSQAREKRFTFVLAVVMGVFVVCWFPFFFSYSLYGVCRESCKIPDPLFKFFFWIGYCNSSLNPAIYTIFNRDFRHAFQKILCKSWKKSS; this is encoded by the coding sequence ATGGATCCACTGAACGCCAGCGGGATGGACGCGTTCACGGTGATCCATCTCAATTCCTCCTGGAGCTCGGACAGTGGATATTCTTTCGCGGCGATTGCCAGCATTGCTGCACTCGTAAGTTTCCTAATTCTTTTCACCGTGGTTGGGAATATTCTGGTGGTGATTGCTGTGTTAACGAGCAGAGCGCTGAAAGCGCCCCAGAACCTTTTTTTGGTGTCTCTGGCCACGGCGGACATCCTGGTGGCCACTTTGGTGATGCCCTTTTCTCTGGCGAATGAACTCATGGGCTACTGGTACTTTGGGAAGGTTTGGTGCGGTATTTATTTGGCTTTGGATGTTTTGTTTTGCACTTCCTCCATCGTGCATCTGTGCGCAATCAGCCTGGACCGGTACTGGTCCGTTACGCAGGCTGTAGAGTACAACCTGAAGCGGACTCCCAAGCGCATCAAGGGCATCATCCTCATTGTGTGGCTTGTGTCTGCGTtcatctcctcccctcctcttaTTTCTATAGACAGCAACAAGGACTCCAGCTCCCAGCCTCAGTGCGAGCTCAATGATGACACTTGGTACATTCTTTCCTCCAGCACCGCATCTTTCTTCGCCCCCTGCCTGATAATGATCCTGGTGTACATCAGGATATACCAGGTGGCCAAAACTAGAACCAGAACGATgtcggggaaaaaaaacagacctGATAGTTTTACACACACTGAAAACGGGCTGAGCAAAGCGTCCCCTCCTTTCCCCGGGGAGAGGGAGAACGGTCACTGGCCCGGTCAGTGCCCGCCTGGCACGCCCAGCAAGCACGCAGTAGCCAAAGGCCACCAGACTGACGCCGACATGGAGGACAGCTCCTCCTCAGAGGGCAAAGGCCACAAGCCCCATCACCAGGACTCCCAGAGAGCAAAGAAGGCCAGCCAAAAGAAAAGCTCCCTCTCCAAACACTCCACTCGCCTCTCCAGGGCCAGCAGCAAGTCCATGGATCTCTTCGCCTCCAGGAGGAAGCGTCGCCGGAGCTCCCTGGCCAGAAAAAAGGTCTCTCAAGCGAGAGAGAAGAGGTTTACGTTCGTCCTGGCCGTCGTCATGGGGGTGTTTGTCGTGTGTTGGTTTCCCTTCTTCTTTAGCTACAGTCTGTACGGGGTGTGCAGGGAATCCTGTAAGATCCCCGACCCGCTCTTCAAGTTCTTCTTTTGGATTGGCTACTGCAACAGCTCCCTCAACCCGGCCATTTACACCATTTTCAACCGGGATTTCAGACACGCCTTCCAGAAGATCCTTTGCAAGTCCTGGAAAAAGTCCTCCTAA